One Bremerella cremea genomic window carries:
- the mobF gene encoding MobF family relaxase: MTHSKSSADAKAYYAFSDYYDSGPNQLKGAWFGKGAALLGLAGEVDKDHFDRPVDNRYPFEDFRLTQRQRADRRVGTDITLSAPKSVSLLWGVTQDDRILEAVQSAAHETFSDLEKDALTRVNHSRGVLTWEKTGNIVGASWLHTTARPVDGHPDPQLHVHGFVLNATHTGKRWTAVDLSAVVRDSGYYEAIFQSHLAAKMVELGYPIERSERDFEIAGVSRETIEKFSRRTGLIEKMAEEHGITSPESKGQLGAKTREKKNQLVPPDELPNVWRSRLNEEEADHFDRLSRGEFVPAQPEMDVAAAVDFAKEHVFERASVVRERELLRQAMLHGIGQTSVEQIHNEVAGRDWIREGQDEQALISTREVLAEEQALLTFARSGRGKLAPLAPQYAIARNWLSDEQQTAVQGVLNSHDRLMIVSGKAGVGKTSLMKETIEAIEKTGRNVTVLAPTAEAAHGVLRGEEGFDAETLASFLMNEKSQASAAGGVVWVDEAGLLGTSDMAKLATIAQKIDARVVLSGDERQHKAVSRGTPLKLLESEAGIQPFTIQRIRRQEGDYREAVTLLSQGKVAEGFEKLDELSFIREIADDDLRYRQLAQDYADSLAPNKSSLVIAPSHLEREQVTEAIRQELKVRGTIHGPEHEMTVLQSKRLTEAQRSDSLSFAPGDVVEFVTKGKGGYKAGDRLRVAEVREGRVWAEGQNGKVPVPIESPKSFDVYREGVEHFAAGDRVRVTKNRRPSKDSSEKRLNNGSLFELTGFTKSGDLKLSNGQTIPASWGHLEHGVTVTSYASQGKTVHRVFLAQSSLSLPASSAEQAYVSASRGREQLTIYTDDKQTLRSAIGRERIVKNASELRPMVAAQSRWSERATSIRRFAENFARQQTEKLRQWLAHEQVEMAR, encoded by the coding sequence GTGACTCATTCCAAGAGTAGTGCGGACGCCAAGGCCTACTACGCGTTCAGCGACTACTACGACTCCGGTCCGAACCAGCTCAAAGGGGCCTGGTTCGGCAAAGGAGCCGCTTTACTTGGTCTTGCTGGCGAGGTCGATAAGGACCATTTTGATCGACCCGTCGACAATCGCTACCCGTTTGAAGACTTTCGACTTACCCAGCGGCAACGGGCTGACCGGCGGGTTGGCACCGATATTACGCTTTCCGCTCCTAAGTCGGTTTCGCTTCTGTGGGGTGTGACGCAGGATGATCGAATCTTGGAAGCAGTTCAGAGTGCGGCCCATGAAACGTTTTCCGACCTGGAGAAAGATGCTCTCACACGTGTGAACCACTCACGCGGTGTTCTGACATGGGAGAAAACGGGAAACATCGTTGGGGCATCCTGGCTTCATACGACAGCGAGGCCGGTGGATGGCCATCCGGACCCGCAACTTCATGTCCATGGATTTGTCCTTAATGCAACCCATACCGGCAAACGCTGGACCGCCGTTGATCTTTCCGCCGTCGTCCGTGACTCCGGCTACTATGAAGCGATCTTTCAATCTCACTTGGCGGCGAAGATGGTCGAGCTGGGATATCCCATCGAGCGAAGTGAGCGGGATTTTGAGATCGCCGGAGTCAGTCGCGAAACAATTGAGAAGTTTTCAAGGAGAACCGGCCTGATTGAAAAAATGGCCGAAGAACATGGGATCACATCCCCTGAAAGCAAAGGGCAACTCGGGGCCAAGACCCGTGAAAAGAAAAATCAGCTCGTACCACCAGATGAACTTCCGAATGTTTGGCGAAGTCGATTGAATGAGGAAGAAGCCGATCACTTTGATCGTCTGTCACGAGGTGAGTTCGTTCCAGCTCAGCCAGAGATGGATGTGGCCGCGGCAGTTGATTTCGCGAAGGAGCACGTTTTTGAGCGAGCTTCGGTCGTCCGCGAACGGGAGCTATTGCGGCAAGCCATGCTGCATGGCATCGGCCAGACTTCCGTCGAACAGATTCACAACGAAGTCGCAGGTCGAGACTGGATTCGGGAAGGCCAGGATGAGCAAGCTCTCATTTCCACACGAGAGGTGTTGGCCGAAGAACAAGCCCTCCTCACGTTCGCTCGTTCCGGACGCGGTAAGCTCGCCCCACTTGCTCCCCAGTATGCGATCGCCCGGAATTGGCTCAGCGATGAACAGCAAACCGCCGTGCAAGGGGTTCTGAATTCGCATGATCGGTTGATGATCGTCTCGGGCAAGGCAGGTGTCGGTAAGACTTCACTCATGAAAGAGACAATTGAAGCCATTGAAAAGACAGGCCGAAATGTTACCGTTCTTGCCCCAACTGCCGAAGCGGCCCATGGCGTCTTGCGAGGGGAGGAAGGATTCGACGCGGAAACTCTGGCATCCTTTCTCATGAATGAAAAGTCCCAGGCATCGGCCGCTGGAGGTGTGGTCTGGGTTGATGAAGCAGGGCTGCTGGGAACTTCGGACATGGCCAAGCTGGCAACCATCGCTCAGAAGATTGATGCCCGCGTTGTGCTCAGCGGTGATGAGCGGCAGCATAAAGCTGTCTCGCGAGGCACACCGCTCAAGTTGTTAGAAAGCGAAGCTGGCATCCAACCGTTTACAATCCAAAGAATTCGTCGCCAGGAAGGTGATTACCGGGAGGCGGTCACTCTCCTTAGTCAAGGCAAGGTGGCGGAAGGCTTTGAGAAGCTGGACGAGCTCAGTTTCATACGAGAGATCGCCGATGACGATCTGCGTTACCGACAGCTGGCCCAAGACTATGCCGATAGTCTGGCGCCAAACAAATCGAGTCTCGTCATTGCTCCCTCCCATTTAGAGCGAGAACAGGTGACCGAGGCGATTCGTCAGGAACTCAAGGTACGAGGGACGATTCATGGTCCCGAACATGAGATGACGGTACTTCAATCGAAACGGCTAACCGAAGCTCAGCGAAGCGACTCGCTTTCCTTTGCTCCAGGGGATGTCGTGGAGTTCGTTACCAAAGGTAAAGGGGGCTACAAGGCCGGGGACCGGTTACGTGTGGCCGAGGTTCGTGAAGGCCGGGTTTGGGCGGAGGGACAAAATGGAAAAGTTCCCGTTCCGATTGAGTCTCCCAAGTCGTTTGATGTGTATCGGGAAGGCGTGGAACACTTTGCGGCTGGGGATCGGGTTCGTGTCACCAAGAATCGCCGACCATCGAAAGATTCAAGTGAGAAGCGGCTCAACAACGGCTCCCTGTTTGAACTAACTGGTTTTACGAAGTCGGGGGATTTAAAGCTCAGTAATGGACAAACCATTCCCGCCTCGTGGGGGCACCTCGAACATGGCGTGACCGTAACATCTTATGCCAGTCAGGGCAAAACGGTGCATCGGGTGTTTTTGGCTCAAAGCAGCCTGTCCCTGCCGGCAAGTTCGGCCGAGCAGGCCTATGTCAGTGCTTCGCGGGGCCGCGAGCAATTGACCATCTATACCGACGACAAGCAGACGCTTCGGTCGGCCATTGGGCGGGAAAGGATCGTGAAGAACGCAAGTGAACTTCGGCCTATGGTCGCGGCTCAATCTCGCTGGTCGGAGCGGGCGACGTCGATTCGCCGCTTCGCCGAAAATTTCGCTCGCCAACAAACAGAAAAGTTGCGACAGTGGCTGGCCCATGAACAGGTGGAAATGGCGAGGTAA